In a single window of the Burkholderia contaminans genome:
- a CDS encoding methyl-accepting chemotaxis protein: MRKQLTIRGGLVATIAGYTVLLVLVVGASIAALYMGNSSLEAMYRDDTASLLHLKTSSERMLVMRERMSDVAQIISAGHSGKEEIAKLRTLLKQSNDELDAYAGLHARNADEQALFDTLQNRRRALLDGVFLKALSQLDADDGFGFLDTQRTAPPALFAAYQEAIDALEAFQVAREKARYDAAGVQFHRIVWGMAAVAAFALVVGFLAQRVLAKAIIEPIKLAVGQFEKISKGDLTGTVVVPGENEMAYLLHALKRMQDGLVVTVNQVRASTETIVGDVRTIASGNVDLSARTEQQAVSLQQAAASVEQLTAAVRQNADNARDARTYVEGASGIASRGGEAMQRVVETMSAISLSSTRISGIVGVIESIAFQTNILALNAAVEAARAGEQGRGFAVVATEVRGLAQRCASAAKEIRELIGHSAQRVEDGSGLVALAGSAMAELVAAVERVNMIMSETGQAFEEQASGIEQVNAAVIQMEQTMQRNAALVEEAAAAALSLDEQGARLSAAVAQFRLRDEALA, from the coding sequence ATGCGAAAACAACTCACTATCCGTGGTGGTCTCGTCGCGACCATCGCCGGCTATACCGTGCTGCTCGTGCTGGTGGTCGGCGCAAGCATCGCGGCCCTCTATATGGGCAACAGTTCGCTCGAGGCGATGTACCGCGACGACACCGCGTCGCTGCTGCACCTGAAGACCAGCTCCGAGCGCATGCTCGTGATGCGCGAACGCATGAGCGACGTCGCGCAGATCATCAGCGCCGGCCACTCGGGCAAGGAAGAGATCGCGAAACTCCGCACGCTTCTCAAGCAGAGCAACGACGAACTGGATGCCTATGCGGGCCTGCACGCGCGCAACGCCGACGAGCAGGCGCTCTTCGACACGCTCCAAAATCGCCGTCGGGCGTTGCTCGACGGCGTGTTCCTGAAGGCCCTCTCGCAACTCGACGCCGACGACGGTTTCGGCTTCCTCGACACGCAGCGTACCGCGCCGCCCGCGCTGTTCGCCGCCTATCAGGAGGCGATCGATGCGCTCGAGGCGTTCCAGGTCGCGCGCGAAAAGGCGCGCTACGACGCGGCCGGCGTGCAGTTCCACCGGATCGTGTGGGGGATGGCGGCGGTCGCGGCCTTCGCACTCGTCGTCGGCTTCTTGGCGCAGCGCGTGCTCGCGAAGGCGATCATCGAGCCGATCAAGCTCGCGGTCGGCCAGTTCGAGAAGATCTCGAAAGGCGACCTGACCGGAACGGTCGTCGTGCCCGGCGAGAACGAGATGGCCTATCTGCTGCATGCGCTGAAGCGGATGCAGGACGGCCTCGTCGTCACCGTGAACCAGGTGCGCGCGAGCACGGAGACGATCGTCGGCGACGTCCGCACGATTGCGAGCGGCAACGTCGACCTGTCGGCGCGCACCGAGCAGCAGGCCGTCTCGCTGCAACAGGCGGCGGCGAGCGTCGAGCAACTGACGGCGGCCGTGCGCCAGAACGCTGACAACGCACGCGATGCACGCACCTATGTCGAAGGCGCGTCCGGCATCGCGTCGCGCGGCGGCGAGGCGATGCAGCGCGTGGTCGAGACGATGTCGGCGATTTCGCTCAGTTCCACGCGGATCTCCGGGATCGTCGGCGTGATCGAAAGCATCGCATTCCAGACCAACATCCTTGCGTTGAACGCTGCCGTCGAAGCCGCGCGCGCCGGCGAGCAGGGGCGCGGCTTCGCGGTCGTCGCGACGGAAGTGCGCGGCCTCGCGCAGCGCTGCGCGTCGGCGGCGAAGGAGATCCGCGAACTGATCGGCCATTCCGCGCAGCGTGTCGAAGACGGCAGCGGCCTCGTCGCACTGGCCGGCTCGGCGATGGCCGAACTCGTCGCGGCGGTCGAGCGCGTCAACATGATCATGAGCGAAACCGGCCAGGCGTTCGAGGAGCAGGCGTCGGGCATCGAGCAGGTGAACGCCGCGGTCATCCAGATGGAGCAGACGATGCAGCGCAATGCCGCGCTGGTCGAGGAGGCCGCGGCCGCGGCGCTGTCGCTCGACGAACAGGGCGCGCGGCTGAGTGCGGCGGTTGCGCAATTCCGTCTGCGTGACGAGGCGCTCGCCTGA
- a CDS encoding OsmC family protein gives MTTLNDYLEQKRDAWLAKKEAARSNPELKATPLKATVRALGRSGVREIRIRDFQVISDSPPDFAGYNLGPASPELQLGVLGSCLTHITLIQAAERGLKIDSIEVEVTGDQHPLAQQPGFEHVPVFPHNLRYTLDIVSPEPPESIRALHQAVEAVCPIFNLLRLPQTIDGELRHTHG, from the coding sequence ATGACGACACTGAACGACTATCTCGAACAAAAGCGTGACGCCTGGCTCGCGAAAAAGGAAGCCGCGCGCAGCAATCCGGAACTCAAGGCCACCCCGCTGAAAGCGACCGTGCGCGCGCTGGGCCGCAGCGGCGTGCGGGAGATCCGCATTCGCGATTTCCAGGTGATCAGCGACAGCCCGCCCGATTTCGCGGGCTACAACCTCGGGCCGGCATCGCCGGAGCTGCAGCTCGGCGTGCTGGGCAGTTGCCTGACGCACATCACGCTGATTCAGGCCGCGGAGCGCGGCCTGAAAATCGACTCGATCGAGGTCGAAGTGACCGGCGACCAGCATCCACTCGCGCAGCAACCGGGTTTCGAGCATGTGCCGGTGTTCCCGCATAACCTCCGCTACACCCTCGATATCGTCTCGCCCGAACCGCCGGAATCGATTCGTGCACTGCATCAGGCAGTCGAGGCCGTATGCCCGATCTTCAACCTGCTGCGACTGCCGCAGACGATCGACGGCGAGTTGCGGCATACGCACGGTTGA